A stretch of Thermotoga sp. SG1 DNA encodes these proteins:
- the speE gene encoding polyamine aminopropyltransferase produces the protein MKELERELQPRQHLWYFEYYTGNNVGLFMKMNRVLYSGQSDIQRIDIFENPDLGVVFALDGITMTTEKDEFMYHEMLAHVPMFLHPNPKKVLIIGGGDGGTLREVLKHDSVEKAILCEIDGLVIEAARKYLKQTSCSFDDPRAEIVIANGAEYVRKFKNEFDVIIIDSTDPTAGQGGHLFTEEFYQACYDALKENGVFSAETEDPFYDIGWFKLAYKRISKVFPIARVYLGFMTTYPSGMWSYTFASKGIDPIKDFDPEKVRKFGKELKYYNEEIHVASFALPNFVKKELGLI, from the coding sequence TTGAAGGAACTGGAAAGAGAACTTCAACCAAGACAGCACTTGTGGTACTTCGAGTACTACACCGGAAACAACGTGGGACTTTTTATGAAGATGAATCGTGTGCTTTATTCTGGACAGAGTGATATCCAGAGAATAGACATCTTCGAAAACCCCGATCTTGGTGTGGTCTTTGCTCTCGATGGTATCACGATGACAACGGAGAAAGACGAGTTCATGTACCACGAGATGCTCGCACACGTTCCCATGTTCCTTCATCCCAATCCGAAGAAGGTGCTCATCATCGGGGGAGGAGACGGGGGAACGCTCAGGGAGGTTTTGAAACACGACAGTGTGGAAAAAGCGATCCTCTGTGAAATCGATGGTCTCGTCATAGAGGCAGCCAGAAAGTACCTGAAACAGACCTCCTGCAGTTTCGACGATCCCAGAGCAGAAATCGTGATAGCAAACGGAGCTGAATACGTGAGGAAATTCAAGAACGAGTTCGACGTCATCATCATAGACTCCACGGACCCGACGGCGGGTCAGGGCGGGCACCTCTTTACAGAAGAGTTCTACCAAGCCTGTTACGATGCACTGAAAGAAAACGGAGTCTTTTCAGCCGAGACGGAAGACCCGTTCTACGACATCGGCTGGTTCAAACTCGCCTACAAGAGGATCAGCAAGGTCTTCCCGATTGCAAGGGTCTACCTTGGCTTCATGACCACCTACCCCTCCGGTATGTGGTCCTACACCTTTGCTTCCAAAGGAATAGACCCGATAAAGGACTTCGACCCGGAAAAGGTGAGAAAGTTCGGCAAAGAGCTGAAGTACTACAACGAAGAGATCCACGTGGCGTCCTTTGCTCTTCCAAACTTCGTGAAAAAAGAGCTTGGCCTGATATGA
- the speD gene encoding adenosylmethionine decarboxylase: MKSLGRHLVAEFYECEKEILDNVQLIEQEMKQAAYESGATIVTSTFHRFLPYGVSGVVVISESHLTIHTWPEYGYAAIDLFTCGEDVDPWKAFDHLKKVLKAKRVHVVEHERGRYDEIGIPEDSPHKATV, from the coding sequence ATGAAGAGCTTGGGAAGGCACTTGGTGGCGGAATTTTACGAATGTGAAAAGGAGATTCTCGACAACGTACAACTCATAGAGCAAGAGATGAAACAGGCAGCCTATGAAAGTGGAGCAACGATAGTCACATCAACGTTTCATAGGTTCCTCCCCTACGGGGTGAGTGGTGTGGTGGTGATCTCCGAATCCCACCTAACCATTCACACCTGGCCAGAGTACGGTTACGCTGCGATCGATCTGTTCACCTGTGGAGAGGACGTCGATCCATGGAAGGCGTTCGATCACTTGAAAAAAGTCCTCAAAGCAAAGAGAGTGCACGTTGTGGAACACGAAAGAGGCAGGTACGACGAGATAGGAATTCCGGAGGACTCGCCACACAAAGCCACCGTCTGA
- a CDS encoding cupin domain-containing protein: MKIGEKLKKLRLSRGLTQEELAERTDLSRSFISQLESDKTSPSIDTLERILEALGTDLKHFFSDFEEERVVFKKEERVPVYDEPEGVKSEILMSGVEDKEIDPILVTLEPGAQTEEESYHEGSEFGFVIQGKIDLYLDGKRYRLKEGDCFYYRADKKHYVKNPGKKKAVLLWIMID; this comes from the coding sequence GTGAAGATCGGTGAAAAACTCAAAAAACTCAGGCTCTCGAGAGGGCTCACACAGGAAGAACTCGCAGAGCGAACAGATCTTTCAAGAAGCTTCATATCGCAGCTTGAGTCGGATAAAACATCACCATCGATAGACACACTCGAGAGAATCCTCGAGGCATTGGGAACCGATCTGAAGCACTTCTTTTCCGACTTTGAAGAGGAAAGAGTTGTGTTCAAAAAAGAGGAGAGAGTTCCGGTCTACGACGAGCCTGAGGGTGTGAAGAGCGAGATTCTGATGAGCGGTGTGGAGGACAAAGAAATAGATCCAATACTGGTAACGCTCGAGCCCGGTGCTCAGACGGAGGAAGAATCGTACCACGAAGGATCGGAGTTCGGTTTTGTGATACAGGGAAAGATCGATCTCTATCTCGACGGCAAAAGGTACAGGTTGAAAGAAGGAGACTGCTTTTACTACAGGGCGGACAAGAAACACTATGTGAAGAATCCGGGTAAAAAGAAGGCGGTGTTACTCTGGATCATGATTGACTGA
- a CDS encoding rubrerythrin family protein — protein MREMTKKFLEDAFAGESMAHMKYLIFADEAEQRGLKRLANLFRAIAYAEFVHARNHYRELGKIYKEMAENVQQCIDGETFEIKEMYPVYNTVAQFQQEKGAERSTKFAWEAEKIHAEMYKKAKELIEKGEDYPAEKVYICPVCGHTVEGEPPEKCPVCGAPKSAYREFSV, from the coding sequence ATGAGGGAGATGACAAAGAAATTCCTCGAGGATGCCTTCGCAGGAGAGAGCATGGCCCACATGAAATATCTGATCTTCGCAGACGAGGCAGAGCAGAGGGGATTGAAGAGGCTTGCAAATCTTTTCAGAGCGATCGCTTATGCTGAGTTCGTCCACGCAAGAAATCACTACAGAGAGCTTGGAAAGATCTACAAAGAGATGGCGGAGAACGTTCAGCAGTGTATCGACGGTGAGACCTTCGAGATCAAGGAAATGTATCCTGTCTACAACACCGTTGCCCAGTTTCAGCAGGAAAAGGGAGCAGAAAGAAGCACAAAATTTGCCTGGGAGGCAGAAAAGATCCACGCGGAGATGTACAAGAAGGCAAAAGAACTCATCGAGAAGGGAGAAGACTACCCCGCTGAGAAGGTCTACATCTGTCCTGTCTGTGGGCACACGGTTGAGGGAGAGCCACCAGAAAAGTGCCCGGTCTGCGGAGCACCGAAGAGCGCTTACAGAGAGTTTTCAGTCTGA
- a CDS encoding class II SORL domain-containing protein, with product MKLSDFIKTEDFKKEKHVPVIEAPEKVKKEEAVQITVTVGKEIPHPNTTEHHIRWIKVFFQPDGDPYVYEVGRYEFNAHGESVQGPNTGFVYTEPVVMTVVKLNRSGTLLALSFCNIHGLWESSKRITVEE from the coding sequence ATGAAACTTTCTGATTTTATCAAGACGGAAGATTTCAAAAAGGAAAAACACGTTCCGGTCATAGAGGCACCCGAGAAGGTGAAGAAGGAAGAGGCGGTTCAGATCACGGTCACTGTGGGAAAGGAGATTCCTCATCCCAACACAACGGAGCACCACATCAGGTGGATCAAGGTCTTCTTCCAGCCAGATGGTGACCCTTACGTCTACGAAGTGGGAAGGTACGAGTTCAACGCACACGGAGAGTCCGTTCAGGGGCCGAACACTGGTTTTGTCTACACAGAACCCGTTGTCATGACTGTGGTAAAATTGAACAGATCGGGTACTCTACTTGCCTTATCCTTCTGCAACATACACGGTCTTTGGGAGTCCAGTAAAAGGATCACTGTCGAAGAGTGA
- the rd gene encoding rubredoxin has protein sequence MKKYRCTLCGYIYDPEKGDPDSGIEPGTPFEELPDDWVCPLCGASKEDFEPVE, from the coding sequence ATGAAGAAGTACAGATGCACGCTCTGTGGTTACATCTACGATCCAGAGAAGGGGGATCCTGACAGCGGGATCGAACCCGGAACACCCTTTGAAGAACTGCCGGATGACTGGGTCTGTCCACTCTGCGGAGCTTCGAAGGAAGATTTTGAACCTGTAGAGTAG
- a CDS encoding S-adenosyl-l-methionine hydroxide adenosyltransferase family protein produces the protein MIGFLTDWGLKSHYVGVAKSVIKRINPSAEIIDITHEIEPFNVRKASHVLYRASLDFPPSTVFLVVVDYGVGTARKAIVMKTKNDLFFVAPDNGVLTVVAEEYGVSEIREIENKELFYKKNPSFTFHGRDIFAPVAAHLDMGLPMEKVGERLLSYEILKMKKPTLKENCVIGEVAVLDTFGNVSTNISFEMFMNLGVDFDDVVRVKTGKREYKATVTRAFGDVERGELLVHPDSAGFLEVAVNMGDASKVLSVKEGDEIEICR, from the coding sequence ATGATCGGCTTTCTCACAGACTGGGGCCTGAAAAGCCACTACGTGGGGGTCGCAAAGTCGGTTATCAAGAGGATAAATCCGTCTGCCGAGATCATAGACATCACACACGAGATAGAACCCTTCAACGTGAGAAAGGCGTCCCATGTACTCTATCGAGCGTCACTGGATTTCCCTCCCTCCACGGTGTTCCTCGTTGTTGTCGACTACGGTGTGGGAACCGCAAGGAAAGCGATCGTCATGAAGACAAAGAACGATCTTTTCTTCGTCGCTCCCGACAATGGTGTTCTCACGGTTGTCGCTGAAGAGTACGGGGTTTCTGAGATCAGAGAGATAGAAAACAAAGAACTCTTCTACAAAAAGAATCCTTCCTTTACCTTCCACGGAAGAGATATCTTCGCTCCCGTTGCGGCACACCTTGATATGGGACTTCCGATGGAAAAGGTAGGGGAGAGACTTCTCTCGTACGAGATTTTGAAGATGAAGAAACCCACTCTGAAGGAAAACTGTGTGATCGGCGAAGTTGCCGTTTTGGACACCTTTGGGAACGTCTCAACGAACATTTCCTTCGAGATGTTCATGAATCTTGGAGTGGACTTCGACGACGTGGTGAGAGTGAAGACTGGAAAGAGAGAGTACAAGGCGACCGTCACAAGGGCCTTCGGTGATGTGGAAAGAGGAGAACTTCTTGTTCACCCCGACAGCGCCGGCTTTCTCGAAGTGGCGGTGAACATGGGAGATGCAAGCAAAGTGCTTTCTGTGAAAGAAGGAGACGAGATAGAGATATGCAGATGA
- a CDS encoding acyl carrier protein, giving the protein MASREEILSKVKSIISEKLGVDEAQVTEEAKLIDDLGADSLDLVDLVMDFESEFGVKVDDADLEKISTVGDIVSYIEKKLG; this is encoded by the coding sequence GTGGCAAGCAGAGAGGAGATCCTTTCGAAAGTGAAGAGCATAATCTCAGAGAAACTGGGAGTGGACGAAGCACAGGTCACAGAAGAGGCAAAACTCATAGACGATCTTGGAGCGGACTCTCTTGACCTCGTCGATCTTGTGATGGACTTTGAGAGCGAGTTCGGTGTGAAGGTGGACGATGCAGACCTTGAGAAGATCTCGACGGTGGGTGACATAGTCAGTTACATCGAAAAGAAATTGGGGTGA
- a CDS encoding ribonuclease J, with the protein MRIEILDGHRNIGGNKIRVVDSENDAFLLDFGLNFSRWGEFFEEFLNPRTGRILQDLLKLNMVPRLNIYREDLFDGRFEDPVNHSFLFLSHAHADHTGMVGLIDEKIPLLMSKETFAVMSASVNTSNQSVLTQLSGKKRKKASEKDVENGIRPDLTVSVKSKNAEELTRYISFPEKTELDGYRTVEMSALWKDDLFVEPVYHSVIGAAGLVVKVDGFWLAYTGDFRTGPETPEEEKYWLDTLGEKRLSLSLRTSRFFERLKDKRPLVLIVEGTRLAREENVENTEKDVFDNAMKVFKETKKLILVDFPIRHLERLFTFLKVCLENNRKLVLMPKDYAYLIEMERVEPLWKLSEEEKSHIRVYHPGKLTYINLEKEALIRAKSEGILIPPDEINHSPDEYALVSGYWDFPHILDLDEKVLNGAVYIHSTSEAYTEEQEIDARRFMNWLRYFNIKPFGLKERNGSVIFTKEFHASGHVSPKSLEAILNDLKPDYIVPVHTLNPNWFVERWKERVLLDDVIVL; encoded by the coding sequence GTGAGAATAGAGATACTCGACGGCCACAGAAACATCGGGGGAAACAAGATCAGGGTGGTTGACTCTGAAAACGATGCGTTCCTTCTTGATTTCGGTCTCAACTTCTCCAGATGGGGGGAGTTCTTTGAAGAATTTCTGAACCCAAGAACGGGAAGGATCCTCCAGGACCTCTTGAAACTCAACATGGTCCCCCGCCTGAACATCTACAGAGAAGACCTCTTCGACGGAAGGTTCGAAGATCCGGTGAACCACTCCTTTCTCTTTTTGAGCCACGCCCATGCAGACCACACCGGAATGGTCGGCCTCATAGATGAGAAGATCCCACTCCTCATGTCGAAGGAAACGTTCGCCGTGATGAGTGCCAGCGTGAACACGAGCAACCAAAGTGTCCTGACACAACTCTCCGGAAAAAAGAGAAAAAAGGCATCGGAGAAAGACGTGGAAAACGGTATCAGGCCGGACCTCACGGTGAGTGTAAAATCGAAGAACGCAGAAGAACTTACAAGGTATATCTCTTTTCCGGAAAAAACCGAACTCGATGGTTACAGAACGGTTGAAATGAGCGCTCTCTGGAAGGATGATCTCTTCGTCGAGCCCGTCTATCACTCCGTGATCGGTGCAGCCGGTCTTGTGGTGAAGGTGGATGGATTCTGGCTTGCCTACACCGGTGATTTCAGAACGGGTCCTGAGACGCCGGAAGAAGAAAAATACTGGCTCGACACACTCGGGGAGAAAAGACTCTCACTTTCTCTAAGAACGTCTCGTTTCTTCGAAAGATTGAAAGACAAACGCCCCCTTGTTCTCATCGTGGAAGGAACAAGGCTGGCAAGAGAAGAGAACGTGGAGAACACAGAAAAAGACGTGTTTGACAACGCCATGAAAGTGTTCAAAGAAACAAAAAAGCTTATCCTCGTTGACTTTCCGATCAGACACCTCGAAAGACTCTTCACCTTCCTGAAAGTCTGCTTGGAAAACAACAGAAAACTCGTTCTCATGCCAAAAGACTACGCCTACCTCATCGAGATGGAACGCGTGGAGCCACTCTGGAAACTTTCTGAAGAGGAGAAAAGCCACATCAGGGTGTACCACCCCGGAAAACTGACCTACATAAACCTGGAAAAAGAGGCACTCATCAGGGCAAAAAGCGAGGGTATCCTCATACCTCCCGATGAGATAAACCACTCTCCTGATGAATACGCCCTCGTTTCCGGCTACTGGGATTTTCCACACATCCTAGATCTAGACGAAAAAGTACTGAACGGTGCCGTCTACATCCATTCCACCAGCGAGGCCTACACGGAAGAGCAGGAAATCGATGCAAGGCGTTTCATGAACTGGCTCAGGTACTTCAACATAAAACCGTTCGGTCTGAAGGAGCGCAACGGGAGTGTGATCTTCACAAAAGAATTCCACGCCTCAGGCCACGTTTCACCGAAAAGTCTGGAGGCGATCTTGAACGATCTGAAACCAGACTACATCGTACCCGTTCACACACTGAACCCGAACTGGTTCGTTGAACGCTGGAAAGAGAGAGTCCTACTGGATGATGTGATTGTGCTATAA
- a CDS encoding DUF123 domain-containing protein, with amino-acid sequence MKGTYILLLKLEKSVSLKHGKKTSHLKPGYYTYVGSAMGGFSKRIPRYFLGPQKKHWHIDYLLDHAKIAGLIMFHGKRLEEKIAGVLSSYFEGIEGFGASDLGVKSCLFCVDPFELFSLLGGFRENRDTRRPQKHRGKQDQGG; translated from the coding sequence GTGAAGGGAACGTACATTCTGCTTCTAAAACTCGAAAAAAGTGTTTCTTTGAAACATGGAAAGAAAACATCACACCTGAAACCGGGCTACTACACCTACGTTGGATCTGCAATGGGGGGATTCTCAAAGAGGATCCCCCGTTATTTCTTAGGACCTCAGAAAAAACACTGGCACATAGACTACCTCCTTGATCATGCAAAGATCGCAGGACTTATCATGTTCCATGGAAAAAGACTGGAGGAAAAGATAGCGGGTGTGTTATCATCTTATTTTGAAGGAATAGAAGGTTTCGGTGCCAGTGATCTTGGGGTGAAGAGTTGTCTCTTTTGTGTTGATCCCTTCGAACTTTTTTCTCTTCTGGGGGGATTCCGTGAGAATAGAGATACTCGACGGCCACAGAAACATCGGGGGAAACAAGATCAGGGTGGTTGA
- the cysK gene encoding cysteine synthase A, which yields MMERLIGNTPIVRLDSVDSRIFLKLEKNNPGGSVKDRPALFMILDAERRGLLKNGIVEPTSGNMGIAIAMIGAKRGHRVILTMPETMSLERRKVLKMLGAELVLTPGDLGMKGAIEKAKEIAQETGAHMLQQFENPYNVYSHQLTTGPEILRQMDYQIDAFVAGVGTGGTISGVGRVLKTFFGDRVKIVAVEPAKSPVLSGGQPGKHAIQGIGAGFIPKILDRSVIDEVITVEDEEAFEMAKYLAKKEGLLVGISSGANVAAALKVAKRLGKDARVVTVAPDHAERYLSIL from the coding sequence ATGATGGAAAGACTGATAGGAAACACTCCTATAGTGAGACTGGATTCGGTGGACTCGAGGATATTCTTGAAACTGGAGAAAAACAATCCAGGAGGTAGTGTCAAAGATAGACCGGCTCTCTTCATGATCCTCGATGCAGAAAGAAGAGGTCTTCTCAAAAACGGAATAGTGGAGCCAACGAGTGGAAACATGGGAATCGCCATAGCGATGATCGGTGCAAAAAGAGGACATCGTGTGATCCTCACGATGCCAGAGACGATGAGTCTGGAAAGAAGAAAGGTCCTGAAGATGCTCGGAGCAGAACTCGTTCTCACCCCGGGAGACCTTGGAATGAAGGGGGCCATAGAGAAGGCAAAAGAGATCGCACAGGAGACGGGGGCACACATGCTTCAGCAGTTTGAAAACCCCTACAACGTCTACTCCCACCAGCTCACAACCGGACCTGAGATCTTGAGACAGATGGACTATCAGATAGATGCCTTCGTTGCGGGGGTGGGAACAGGTGGTACGATCAGTGGCGTTGGAAGGGTCCTGAAGACTTTCTTCGGAGACAGGGTGAAGATTGTGGCGGTGGAGCCAGCAAAATCTCCTGTTCTCTCGGGTGGTCAGCCCGGAAAACACGCCATACAGGGTATAGGAGCAGGATTCATCCCGAAGATCCTTGACAGATCTGTGATAGATGAAGTGATCACCGTCGAAGACGAAGAAGCCTTTGAGATGGCAAAGTACCTTGCGAAAAAGGAAGGCCTTCTTGTTGGAATTTCTTCTGGTGCGAACGTTGCCGCTGCTTTGAAGGTAGCAAAAAGACTTGGAAAGGACGCCAGGGTTGTGACCGTTGCACCCGACCACGCAGAAAGGTATCTGAGCATCCTGTGA
- the cysE gene encoding serine O-acetyltransferase: MQLFRKVGEFFRDFVNVFRHISEDLEMYLKLDPAAESKLQVFFFYASFQGLMWYRFAHFFYKWKLKVLAYIIYYFIRVLFAMDIHPAAQIAPGVVIDHGIGVVIGSTATVGRGTLIYHGVTLGTKKPCAGKRHPDIGENVMIGTGAKILGPIKVGNNAVIGANAVVLEDVPDGAVVVGVPAKIVKWRRDLCDDGKTDRKHSYSETGFGGLEDILETGEKQSRR; encoded by the coding sequence ATGCAGCTGTTCAGGAAAGTGGGTGAGTTCTTCAGGGACTTTGTAAACGTTTTCAGGCACATCTCAGAGGATCTTGAGATGTACCTCAAGCTCGATCCCGCCGCAGAAAGTAAACTCCAAGTGTTCTTCTTCTACGCTTCCTTCCAGGGTCTCATGTGGTACAGATTCGCCCATTTCTTTTACAAATGGAAACTGAAGGTCCTCGCCTACATCATCTACTACTTTATCCGTGTTCTGTTCGCCATGGACATCCATCCGGCTGCCCAGATCGCACCAGGTGTGGTGATAGACCACGGAATCGGAGTGGTCATAGGAAGCACCGCAACGGTGGGAAGAGGAACCCTCATCTACCACGGAGTGACCTTGGGAACGAAAAAACCTTGCGCTGGAAAGAGACATCCTGACATCGGTGAGAACGTAATGATAGGAACGGGAGCGAAGATCCTCGGCCCGATAAAGGTGGGAAACAACGCGGTTATCGGCGCAAACGCCGTCGTTCTAGAAGATGTCCCCGACGGAGCGGTTGTCGTAGGTGTACCGGCGAAAATCGTCAAATGGAGGAGGGATCTCTGCGATGATGGAAAGACTGATAGGAAACACTCCTATAGTGAGACTGGATTCGGTGGACTCGAGGATATTCTTGAAACTGGAGAAAAACAATCCAGGAGGTAG
- a CDS encoding TatD family hydrolase has translation MVDTHTHLHFHQFNDDRESIISRFEEDGIDFVVNVGVDLEDSRRSLEVAKLSDRIVCSVGVHPHEAKNVQENFVKELEVLAKEEKVVAIGETGLDFFRNISTSEDQRRVFIEQIELARLFDLPLIVHVREAYEEAYRILSGEKLPEKRGVIHAFSSNYEWAKRFIDLGFLLGVGGPVTYPKNESLREVVRKVGLEHIVLETDCPFLPPQPYRGKRNEPKYLKYVVETIANVLNTSFTVVEERTTENAVRLFKG, from the coding sequence ATGGTGGATACGCACACGCATCTTCATTTCCATCAATTCAACGACGACAGAGAAAGCATCATTTCGAGATTCGAAGAGGATGGAATCGATTTTGTTGTGAACGTGGGAGTGGATCTGGAAGACTCAAGAAGAAGCCTTGAAGTTGCAAAACTCAGCGACAGAATCGTCTGTTCGGTAGGAGTTCATCCACACGAGGCGAAGAATGTACAGGAAAACTTTGTAAAGGAACTCGAAGTTCTTGCTAAAGAGGAGAAGGTCGTTGCCATCGGTGAGACGGGTCTTGACTTTTTCAGGAACATCTCTACTTCTGAGGACCAAAGGAGGGTCTTCATCGAACAGATAGAGCTTGCACGATTGTTCGATCTTCCTCTCATCGTTCATGTGAGAGAAGCATACGAGGAGGCCTACAGGATACTCTCAGGTGAAAAACTTCCAGAAAAAAGAGGGGTGATCCACGCTTTTTCTTCGAACTACGAGTGGGCAAAAAGGTTCATCGATCTTGGGTTTCTCCTTGGAGTAGGAGGGCCTGTGACGTATCCGAAGAACGAGTCTTTGAGGGAGGTTGTGAGGAAGGTGGGTCTTGAACACATCGTTCTGGAGACGGACTGCCCCTTCCTCCCACCTCAGCCGTACAGAGGAAAAAGAAACGAGCCAAAGTATCTGAAATACGTTGTAGAGACGATCGCAAACGTACTGAACACATCTTTCACGGTTGTAGAGGAAAGAACAACAGAGAACGCCGTAAGGCTTTTCAAGGGGTGA
- a CDS encoding DegT/DnrJ/EryC1/StrS aminotransferase family protein produces the protein MIPLFDLTRQYMRIRGEVLDAIDRTISSGRVILGENVRRLEEEVADFVGVKHGIGVASGSDALLIALQAMGVGTGDVVVTTPYTFFATASAPYRLGARVIFVDVEESTFNMDLNHLEHVLRKEKVKAVIPVHLFGRTMDLEALSFLKEKYGVMVLEDCAQSFGSEWRFENGEIRKSGSVGDAAIFSFFPTKNLGTYGDGGMIVTDNDRIAEECRMLRVHGARKKYFHEKVGYNSRLDEIHAAILRVKFRYLEKWTEERLRVAKTYQRLFEERGLPVIYPGVEEKGFRYHVFHQYVVLLENEETRDRVRKGLSERGIQTAIYYPLPLHLQRCFSDLGYKEGDFPVAESLSKRSLALPMFPELSDEEIEEVVKTVEMFI, from the coding sequence ATGATACCACTCTTTGATCTCACAAGGCAGTACATGAGAATAAGGGGAGAGGTTCTGGATGCGATAGACAGGACGATTTCCTCGGGCAGGGTGATACTGGGGGAGAACGTGAGAAGGCTCGAGGAAGAAGTGGCGGATTTCGTTGGAGTGAAGCACGGAATAGGTGTTGCAAGCGGAAGCGACGCTCTTCTCATTGCACTTCAAGCCATGGGAGTTGGAACGGGAGATGTGGTTGTCACAACGCCTTACACGTTCTTTGCCACAGCGAGCGCCCCCTACAGGCTCGGAGCCAGAGTGATCTTTGTCGATGTGGAAGAGAGCACGTTCAACATGGATCTGAATCACCTTGAACACGTGTTGAGAAAAGAGAAAGTGAAAGCAGTTATACCGGTACATCTTTTTGGAAGAACGATGGATCTTGAGGCGCTGAGTTTTTTGAAAGAAAAATACGGCGTGATGGTCCTCGAGGATTGTGCCCAGTCCTTTGGATCAGAATGGAGGTTTGAAAACGGTGAGATAAGAAAGAGTGGTTCTGTTGGCGATGCTGCGATCTTTTCCTTTTTTCCCACAAAGAACCTTGGAACCTACGGTGATGGTGGAATGATCGTGACAGACAATGATCGGATCGCAGAAGAGTGCAGAATGTTGAGGGTGCACGGTGCAAGGAAAAAGTACTTCCACGAGAAGGTGGGGTACAACTCAAGGCTCGATGAGATACACGCTGCGATCCTGAGAGTGAAGTTCAGGTATCTTGAAAAGTGGACAGAGGAAAGGCTGAGAGTGGCGAAAACTTACCAGAGACTGTTTGAGGAAAGAGGTCTTCCTGTGATCTATCCCGGAGTGGAGGAGAAAGGTTTCAGATACCACGTGTTCCACCAGTACGTCGTTCTGCTCGAAAACGAAGAAACAAGAGACAGGGTGAGGAAAGGTCTCTCGGAAAGAGGAATCCAGACGGCCATTTATTATCCGCTTCCTCTTCACCTTCAAAGGTGTTTCAGTGACCTGGGTTACAAAGAGGGAGATTTCCCTGTGGCAGAATCACTTTCGAAGAGAAGTCTTGCCCTTCCCATGTTTCCAGAACTCAGCGATGAAGAGATAGAAGAGGTTGTCAAGACGGTGGAAATGTTCATCTAG
- a CDS encoding MotE family protein: MPRRRKGFFVAFLVTLLVLIILFMYGYISFEINRMYGGRMSPFEDWRSYIAFLASKVPFLKDRITYQPLRAENPAEYYSRIYQRYIEIYTQKIEELTRKEREIEEKMKVLETQKTVVDRTLEEVQSLKSQLIEEKNRLESYKKQVDDLINVLLNADPRNLANTLNNVDDKTLAVIFKRSDPTYAGEFLEALSGVNPQKAARVMEMMVGVESTIERLESLMEQAKSSMEEMTKKETQLFSRETYLKVVADALNNVSPDVAVEFLKKENVDPETLRIILSMMDRERASALVQYIVQNAMELLEEKE; this comes from the coding sequence TTGCCTAGAAGAAGAAAAGGTTTCTTCGTGGCCTTTCTTGTAACACTTCTTGTTCTCATAATTCTCTTTATGTACGGCTACATCTCTTTTGAGATCAACAGGATGTACGGTGGGAGGATGTCTCCCTTCGAAGACTGGAGGAGCTATATAGCGTTTCTTGCCTCCAAGGTGCCTTTCCTGAAAGACAGAATTACTTACCAGCCGCTCAGGGCAGAAAACCCTGCCGAGTACTACTCCAGGATCTATCAGCGGTACATAGAGATCTACACGCAGAAGATAGAGGAACTCACCAGAAAAGAAAGGGAAATAGAAGAAAAGATGAAGGTGTTGGAGACTCAGAAAACAGTCGTCGACAGAACGCTCGAGGAAGTTCAATCCCTGAAGAGTCAGTTGATCGAAGAAAAGAACAGACTGGAGTCCTACAAAAAGCAGGTTGATGATCTCATAAACGTGCTTTTGAACGCAGATCCAAGGAACCTCGCAAACACTCTGAACAACGTGGATGACAAAACACTCGCAGTGATATTCAAGAGGTCAGATCCCACCTACGCTGGTGAGTTTCTGGAGGCCCTCTCGGGTGTGAATCCTCAGAAAGCTGCCAGGGTTATGGAAATGATGGTGGGAGTGGAGAGCACCATAGAAAGACTGGAATCTCTCATGGAACAGGCAAAGAGTTCGATGGAGGAGATGACGAAGAAGGAGACGCAGTTGTTCTCAAGGGAGACGTACCTGAAGGTTGTGGCGGATGCTCTGAACAACGTCTCGCCTGATGTGGCCGTTGAGTTTTTGAAGAAAGAAAACGTGGATCCCGAAACTTTGAGGATCATCCTTTCCATGATGGACAGGGAACGTGCTTCCGCCTTGGTTCAGTACATCGTACAGAACGCGATGGAACTTCTGGAGGAGAAAGAGTGA